A genomic window from Acidobacteriota bacterium includes:
- a CDS encoding SDR family oxidoreductase: protein MNTKNLLIVGATGGTGRQLVKQALEQNQTVTAFVRNPAKLGLEHKNLSILQGDVTDFEAVKRAVKNCDAVLSALGAPAKVKDNVRSIGTRNIIRAMEETGVQRFICMTTLGIGDSREILPFYFKYLIVPLILKEAFADSERQENLIMQSRLNWTIVRPANLTDGARTGTYQHGFAATAKTKLKISRADVADFMLKQLNDDNYLRKTPGISY, encoded by the coding sequence ATGAATACGAAAAATTTGTTGATTGTTGGAGCAACCGGCGGCACCGGTCGCCAATTGGTCAAGCAGGCATTGGAACAAAATCAGACGGTGACGGCGTTTGTTCGCAACCCTGCAAAACTCGGTCTTGAACACAAAAATCTATCTATTCTTCAAGGCGATGTGACAGATTTTGAAGCGGTCAAACGGGCGGTGAAAAATTGCGATGCGGTGTTATCGGCGCTTGGCGCGCCTGCGAAAGTAAAAGACAATGTGCGTTCCATCGGCACACGAAATATTATTCGGGCGATGGAAGAAACCGGCGTGCAAAGATTTATCTGTATGACGACTCTGGGAATCGGCGACAGTCGTGAAATCCTGCCTTTTTATTTTAAATATTTGATTGTGCCGTTGATTTTAAAGGAGGCTTTTGCCGATTCCGAACGGCAGGAAAATTTAATCATGCAGAGCCGCCTCAATTGGACAATCGTGCGCCCGGCAAATTTAACCGACGGGGCGCGAACCGGAACCTATCAACACGGATTTGCGGCGACCGCTAAAACCAAACTCAAAATTTCCCGCGCTGATGTTGCCGATTTTATGTTGAAACAATTGAACGATGATAACTACCTGCGGAAAACCCCGGGGATTTCCTACTGA
- a CDS encoding NUDIX domain-containing protein produces the protein MHTKNAHCSYCGAAFDSGQNFPRRCSNCQNITYINPLPVAVLLLPVDDGLLMIRRNIEPQKGKLALPSGYINAGEDWQPAAARELFEETGVEISANAIELFNVLSAPDNTLLIFGLANPQALSEFADFTLSEETVECVVVKNFQSEEMAFPLHAKVVEKFFALKR, from the coding sequence ATGCACACGAAAAACGCTCATTGTTCGTATTGCGGCGCAGCCTTTGACTCAGGGCAAAACTTTCCGCGCCGTTGCAGCAATTGTCAAAACATCACCTATATCAATCCGCTGCCGGTTGCCGTTTTATTATTGCCGGTTGATGACGGACTGTTGATGATTCGCCGCAACATCGAACCGCAAAAAGGCAAGCTCGCTTTGCCGAGCGGGTACATCAATGCCGGTGAAGACTGGCAACCGGCAGCGGCGCGGGAACTCTTTGAAGAGACCGGTGTAGAGATTTCTGCAAATGCGATTGAGCTTTTCAATGTGTTGAGCGCCCCCGACAATACGTTGTTGATTTTCGGACTGGCAAACCCACAGGCGCTTTCCGAGTTTGCTGATTTCACGCTTTCCGAAGAAACCGTCGAATGTGTAGTGGTAAAAAATTTTCAATCCGAAGAAATGGCTTTCCCGCTGCACGCGAAGGTCGTTGAAAAATTTTTCGCCCTCAAACGATAA
- a CDS encoding tetratricopeptide repeat protein: MAQEHPLYYEFANYRLDVVKRLLLSEQSPVDLPPKAFDILLLLIEHHGTVLEKETIIKKVWPDTFVEEGNLTYYISLVRKSLGETPGEHKFIVTIPKRGYSFVAEVRKIFATPSALRFSQNGVATIAANEKSTEPGLAKSGATPVTNLAPTVNDETPVQSETLKAESHPQPKFNLKKAAMIAALILLIMVAGFWLIKKLAAPREEFKSIAILPFKLLNSNSDCDGCLELGMADALIAKLSKLENLSVRPTSAILTYNERQVDPLAAGRELGVDVVMEGTVQRVNQRVRVRVQLINIKDGRHLWAEQFDEEIGNIFRVQDSISEQVAQALTLRINNDDKQKLRRNHTDNLEAYNTYIRGVFFWTRREQGGIEKGIEQFQRAIALDANYAKAYAMLADAYGLLAIRSSDMEKRRDYFEKAEAAANRALAIDDTLAEAHTAKALVLTSYKRDIENAEKAYKKALQLDPNYSTAHVRYGWFLLNREQLNLALNEMQKAAELDPVAVINSSAYANLLYLTGQYDQAIEQCQKILEVDPNFYNAYLTLGQSYEQKGQYQQALDYLQKYDARQKDNLYSLESLGHLYGVLGKADEAERRIAQLEKLAAEDGSALLSIVIIKCGLGKRVEAAEWLKKVLEKKSVARFDIRFDPRIKPLLEDPNFQDIQNLVANY; this comes from the coding sequence ATGGCGCAAGAACATCCGCTCTATTATGAATTTGCAAATTATCGACTGGATGTCGTCAAGCGACTGCTCCTCAGCGAGCAATCGCCGGTGGATTTGCCGCCCAAAGCTTTCGACATTTTATTGCTGCTCATCGAACATCACGGCACCGTACTTGAAAAAGAGACCATCATTAAAAAGGTCTGGCCTGACACTTTCGTCGAAGAAGGCAATTTAACCTATTACATTTCACTGGTCAGAAAATCGCTCGGCGAAACTCCCGGCGAACATAAATTCATCGTCACGATTCCGAAACGCGGTTATAGTTTTGTTGCCGAGGTGAGAAAAATTTTTGCTACGCCATCGGCGCTGAGGTTCAGTCAAAACGGGGTTGCGACCATCGCCGCAAATGAAAAATCAACGGAGCCAGGGCTGGCAAAATCCGGCGCAACGCCGGTTACTAACCTCGCGCCAACCGTGAACGACGAAACCCCGGTTCAAAGTGAAACCCTCAAAGCTGAAAGCCATCCGCAACCTAAATTCAATCTGAAAAAGGCAGCCATGATTGCCGCCTTGATTTTACTCATCATGGTTGCGGGCTTTTGGTTAATTAAAAAACTGGCTGCGCCACGCGAAGAGTTCAAATCGATTGCCATATTGCCTTTCAAATTGCTCAACTCCAATTCCGATTGTGATGGTTGTCTTGAACTCGGAATGGCTGACGCCTTGATTGCCAAACTGAGTAAACTCGAAAATCTTTCGGTGCGCCCCACAAGCGCCATCTTAACTTACAATGAACGCCAGGTTGACCCGCTCGCGGCGGGACGCGAACTGGGCGTTGATGTGGTGATGGAAGGCACCGTGCAACGAGTCAATCAACGGGTTCGGGTTCGCGTGCAACTCATCAACATTAAAGATGGCAGGCATCTCTGGGCTGAGCAATTCGATGAAGAAATCGGCAATATTTTCCGCGTGCAGGATTCGATTTCCGAACAGGTCGCCCAGGCGTTGACCCTCAGAATCAACAACGACGACAAACAAAAACTGCGGCGCAATCACACAGATAATCTCGAAGCCTATAACACTTATATTCGCGGCGTTTTTTTCTGGACGCGGCGCGAACAGGGCGGCATTGAAAAAGGCATCGAACAATTTCAAAGAGCCATCGCGCTCGATGCCAACTACGCAAAAGCCTATGCCATGCTTGCGGACGCTTACGGACTGTTAGCGATTCGCTCATCAGATATGGAAAAACGGCGCGACTATTTTGAGAAAGCCGAAGCCGCTGCCAATCGAGCATTAGCGATTGATGATACGCTCGCCGAAGCGCACACCGCCAAGGCGCTGGTGTTGACTTCGTATAAACGCGACATTGAAAATGCCGAGAAGGCTTACAAGAAGGCTCTGCAATTAGACCCCAACTACTCGACGGCGCACGTGCGTTACGGCTGGTTTCTGTTAAATCGCGAGCAACTCAATCTGGCGTTGAATGAAATGCAGAAAGCCGCAGAGTTAGACCCTGTCGCGGTCATCAACAGTTCAGCTTATGCCAACCTGCTCTATTTAACCGGGCAGTACGATCAGGCAATTGAACAATGCCAGAAAATTCTGGAAGTTGATCCGAATTTCTATAACGCTTATTTAACCCTGGGGCAATCCTATGAGCAGAAAGGTCAGTATCAACAGGCGCTCGATTATCTGCAAAAATATGATGCGCGGCAGAAAGACAATCTCTATTCACTGGAATCGCTCGGTCATCTGTACGGGGTGCTCGGCAAAGCCGACGAAGCAGAAAGACGAATCGCGCAACTTGAAAAACTTGCCGCTGAAGACGGCAGCGCGCTGCTCAGCATCGTCATTATCAAATGCGGGTTGGGTAAACGAGTCGAAGCGGCAGAGTGGTTAAAAAAAGTGCTTGAGAAAAAATCGGTGGCGCGATTCGATATACGCTTTGACCCACGAATTAAACCTTTACTCGAAGACCCGAATTTTCAGGACATTCAAAATCTGGTAGCCAATTATTGA
- a CDS encoding helix-turn-helix domain-containing protein: MAMSVVAEVEALGNVKIIDVNSGINIQDEMRDYEKYLIQRALWHTSGNQARAAELLGLRATTLNEKIKRYNIQAPVRH; encoded by the coding sequence ATGGCGATGAGTGTGGTTGCCGAAGTCGAAGCCTTGGGCAACGTTAAAATTATTGATGTGAATTCCGGCATCAATATTCAGGATGAAATGCGCGACTATGAAAAGTATTTGATTCAGCGGGCGCTCTGGCATACCAGCGGTAATCAGGCGCGCGCTGCCGAACTTCTGGGCTTGCGGGCGACGACGCTCAACGAAAAAATCAAACGCTATAATATTCAAGCGCCGGTGCGACATTAG
- a CDS encoding carboxypeptidase regulatory-like domain-containing protein, which translates to MLKKVLTFLLILTLPAPLFAQASTGTLAGTVTDQAGAVVVNATVTLTNRTTKQTRIVNTGNDGIYSAASLPAGTYDVTIEAAGFSTVNTTAEISVGATTTLNVPLQVGGKSERIDIQGAAANINLESNTIQGVITRTKIENLPLNGRSFLNLAQLEPGVTVAAGNPAQFNAQFNVSVLGGPASHTSITVDGGNIRNPIEGGTGQNFSQEVVQEFQLSSTNFDLSTGITAFGAINVVTRQGGNDYHGAGYFYFRDHNMAAYPSLARNSFTAEPFFARRQGGFWIGGPIKKDKLQFFFNFENTNQSGVYIVQPDLPSVAEFGTIATAPYRGKQTSVRLDYTINPSHSAFLRYSHDGNTNAGPFGIPVPPSNFVSNKNFVDQSLLGVTSLLGPNVVNDFRFSYFYWQNRNIPAPCDGDINRNCLGAGGPEVFYLNSVNFALGNNFNSPQGRDLRRFPLSDNVSWQKGAHRIKFGGEWEHFTGTGYWGFFDPARVYLLSPEFLAAINPILPTLFGLPDGKIHNFNDLKKLPVVAFLLGIGDRAQPSYKLENAKVNDRFHFYAQDTWKVTPKFTFNYGVGWEHETNVLNHDLPKPAYIAPIYGPDLNPTEKQYKNFSPALGFAWSLGKNDRTVIRGGVGVFYDTQLGWWRLGERAVIGGSGRQFIGNNAVARITGTGNFTSSYLNTLTYNYGTFLAQLPALRAQQDAKYPGTGDQPQILLSKQANALGALYPQDFPTTQAQHFNLGIQHEMFDNLVVQADIVHRHMIHGTPGGFFGASVDYNKFNSIGGPIIPRCASTAQANDPTAQCSAGPINFWWPGATSKYTALLLKVDKRFSSRYQFTASYAFQNSKSVLDVTQNLNNFFATYGADLPRHNLNISGIVSVPWDIQVSLLSAFSSHPPVALTIPGFNDAGTDVTSSGYSSLTYLLGKEYSGFISKNELHALVSEYNLKYSGQLTPAGKAGVVPNQKYPFITLPNNFALGDLFSSQDLRVTKNIKFGERVGLRLIGEVFNLFNVSNLTNFNFNLLSPASFGKPNQRVGQTFGSGGPRAFQFGVRLAF; encoded by the coding sequence ATGTTAAAAAAAGTTCTAACATTCTTGCTCATTTTGACGTTACCCGCTCCGTTGTTTGCGCAGGCATCAACCGGAACCCTGGCGGGCACCGTCACCGATCAGGCAGGAGCTGTGGTGGTCAATGCGACCGTTACCCTTACCAATCGAACCACCAAACAGACCCGCATCGTCAACACCGGAAATGATGGCATCTATTCTGCCGCTTCATTGCCCGCAGGCACCTATGATGTGACCATCGAAGCCGCAGGCTTTTCGACAGTCAATACCACTGCCGAAATATCAGTCGGCGCAACCACCACGCTCAATGTTCCTTTGCAGGTCGGTGGCAAATCCGAACGCATCGATATTCAAGGGGCGGCTGCCAATATCAATCTCGAATCGAACACCATTCAAGGCGTCATTACCCGCACCAAGATTGAAAATCTGCCGCTCAATGGGCGCAGCTTTTTAAACCTCGCGCAACTCGAACCGGGCGTCACCGTAGCCGCAGGCAACCCCGCGCAATTCAACGCGCAATTCAACGTTTCGGTGCTTGGCGGTCCCGCCTCGCACACCTCGATTACCGTTGATGGCGGCAACATTCGCAATCCCATTGAAGGCGGCACCGGGCAGAATTTTTCTCAGGAAGTGGTGCAGGAATTTCAGCTTTCGAGCACCAATTTTGATCTCTCGACCGGCATCACCGCTTTCGGCGCCATCAATGTCGTGACCCGACAGGGCGGCAACGATTATCACGGCGCAGGCTATTTCTATTTCCGCGATCACAACATGGCGGCTTATCCCAGCCTGGCGCGCAACTCATTTACTGCCGAACCGTTTTTCGCGCGTCGGCAAGGCGGATTCTGGATTGGCGGGCCGATCAAAAAAGATAAGCTGCAATTCTTTTTCAACTTTGAAAACACCAATCAATCGGGGGTTTATATTGTGCAACCTGACTTGCCTTCGGTTGCCGAATTCGGAACCATCGCCACCGCGCCCTATCGCGGCAAACAGACCAGCGTGCGCCTCGATTACACCATCAATCCCAGCCATTCGGCTTTTCTGCGCTATTCGCATGATGGCAACACCAACGCCGGACCCTTCGGTATCCCTGTGCCGCCGTCAAATTTCGTCTCGAACAAAAATTTCGTTGACCAGAGTTTGCTCGGTGTGACCAGTCTTTTAGGTCCGAATGTGGTCAACGATTTTCGCTTCTCCTATTTCTACTGGCAGAACCGCAACATCCCCGCGCCGTGTGATGGCGACATCAACCGCAATTGTTTAGGCGCGGGTGGGCCTGAAGTTTTTTATCTCAACTCAGTAAATTTTGCGCTCGGCAATAACTTCAACTCGCCGCAAGGACGCGACCTTCGCCGTTTCCCGCTTTCGGATAATGTGAGCTGGCAAAAAGGCGCGCATCGCATCAAGTTTGGCGGCGAATGGGAGCATTTCACCGGCACCGGATACTGGGGATTTTTCGACCCGGCGCGCGTTTACCTGCTGTCGCCGGAATTCTTAGCTGCCATCAATCCGATTCTTCCGACCTTATTCGGATTACCGGACGGCAAAATTCACAATTTCAATGACCTCAAAAAACTTCCGGTGGTCGCTTTCCTCTTAGGCATCGGCGACCGCGCCCAACCGTCTTACAAATTGGAGAATGCCAAGGTCAATGACCGTTTCCATTTCTATGCGCAGGACACCTGGAAAGTGACGCCGAAATTTACATTCAACTATGGCGTCGGCTGGGAACATGAAACCAATGTCTTGAATCACGATTTGCCGAAACCGGCATACATCGCGCCGATTTACGGGCCGGATTTGAACCCGACCGAAAAGCAGTACAAGAATTTCTCTCCGGCTCTGGGCTTTGCCTGGTCACTCGGTAAAAACGATAGAACCGTGATTCGCGGTGGCGTCGGCGTTTTTTATGATACGCAACTCGGTTGGTGGCGGCTTGGCGAGCGCGCCGTGATTGGCGGCTCAGGTCGCCAGTTCATCGGCAACAATGCGGTTGCCCGCATCACCGGCACCGGCAATTTCACTTCTTCGTACCTGAATACCTTGACCTACAACTACGGAACTTTCCTCGCACAACTTCCGGCGTTGCGCGCCCAACAGGATGCCAAGTACCCCGGAACCGGCGACCAACCGCAGATTCTGCTATCGAAACAGGCGAATGCGCTCGGCGCGCTATACCCGCAAGATTTTCCGACCACACAGGCGCAACATTTCAATTTAGGCATTCAACATGAAATGTTCGATAATCTGGTGGTGCAGGCAGACATCGTGCATCGGCACATGATTCACGGAACGCCGGGCGGATTTTTCGGAGCCAGCGTTGATTACAATAAATTCAATTCAATCGGTGGACCCATCATTCCGCGTTGCGCTTCAACCGCACAGGCGAATGACCCGACGGCGCAATGTTCCGCAGGCCCGATCAATTTCTGGTGGCCCGGCGCAACCTCGAAATACACCGCGTTGTTATTGAAAGTCGATAAGCGGTTCTCGAGTCGCTATCAATTCACCGCGTCATATGCCTTCCAAAACAGCAAGAGCGTTTTGGATGTCACACAGAACCTCAACAATTTCTTTGCGACCTATGGGGCGGATTTGCCCAGGCATAATTTGAATATTTCAGGGATTGTCAGTGTGCCCTGGGACATTCAGGTGTCGTTGCTCTCGGCTTTTTCAAGCCATCCGCCGGTGGCGTTGACCATACCGGGTTTCAATGATGCGGGAACCGATGTGACCAGCAGCGGTTACAGTTCACTTACGTACCTGCTTGGCAAAGAGTACAGCGGGTTTATCAGCAAGAATGAACTGCATGCATTGGTGAGCGAATATAATCTCAAATATTCCGGGCAATTGACTCCTGCCGGAAAAGCCGGTGTCGTGCCCAATCAGAAGTATCCCTTCATCACTTTGCCGAACAATTTTGCGCTTGGCGATTTATTCAGTTCGCAGGATTTGCGAGTGACGAAAAATATCAAGTTCGGTGAACGGGTTGGTTTGAGATTGATTGGCGAAGTTTTCAATCTGTTTAACGTGAGCAACCTGACGAACTTCAATTTCAACCTGCTCAGCCCGGCGTCATTCGGAAAACCGAATCAACGTGTCGGACAGACGTTCGGTTCAGGCGGGCCACGCGCTTTCCAATTCGGCGTGCGGCTAGCGTTCTAA
- a CDS encoding GAF domain-containing SpoIIE family protein phosphatase, whose translation MSEKEQTIETLIEAVRKISLSLDLEEVLETIFDSLQELLGYSAAVICVVDARTGIVQDLKARGYPKDAIGEDFLESGKGIIGWVLENGREQIINDVINDARYVKARPETRSEIAAPIIRSDNKVIGVINLEADHVNGYDENDLKMLTMFASLAASAIDYTLLYRKVMTQRRAESELELARKVVETLLPRQYPKAEGFEFYGMTIPVREVGGDYFDFIDSVTDRIAFLVADVSGKGLAAALIMVTFRAYIHATLVNELAMRAVMARVGRLIHQTTYGERFITTFYGLIDPEHRRLLYINAGHNPPLLLRADGSSQLLETSGLPLGIFEDSRYSESVVNFKSGDILIVYTDGVTEACSECEEPFGVNRLEKLVRENESLSAQAIAETIADAVHSYASGIGGPEDDLTIAVIKVK comes from the coding sequence ATGTCAGAAAAAGAACAAACCATTGAGACCTTAATCGAAGCCGTCCGCAAAATCAGCCTTTCACTCGACCTTGAAGAGGTCTTGGAAACCATTTTTGATTCGTTGCAGGAATTGCTCGGTTATTCCGCTGCGGTCATCTGTGTCGTGGATGCGCGCACCGGCATCGTGCAAGACCTCAAAGCCCGTGGCTATCCGAAAGACGCCATTGGCGAAGATTTTCTGGAATCGGGCAAAGGCATCATCGGCTGGGTGCTGGAAAACGGACGCGAACAAATCATCAATGATGTCATCAATGATGCGCGCTATGTCAAAGCCCGCCCGGAGACGCGGTCGGAAATCGCCGCCCCGATTATTCGTTCCGACAATAAAGTCATCGGCGTTATCAATCTCGAAGCCGACCATGTCAACGGTTATGATGAAAACGATTTAAAAATGCTCACCATGTTTGCGTCGCTTGCGGCTTCAGCGATTGATTACACCCTGCTCTATCGCAAAGTGATGACCCAACGTCGCGCCGAAAGCGAGTTGGAACTGGCGCGCAAAGTGGTTGAGACCTTGTTGCCGCGCCAATATCCCAAAGCCGAAGGGTTCGAGTTTTACGGCATGACCATTCCCGTGCGCGAAGTCGGCGGCGATTATTTCGATTTCATTGATTCGGTCACCGACCGCATCGCTTTTCTGGTTGCCGATGTTTCCGGCAAAGGCTTGGCGGCAGCTTTGATTATGGTGACCTTTCGCGCCTACATTCACGCAACCTTGGTTAATGAACTGGCGATGCGCGCGGTGATGGCGCGGGTCGGGCGCTTGATTCATCAGACAACCTACGGCGAGCGGTTCATCACCACATTTTACGGACTCATTGACCCGGAACATCGGCGTCTGCTTTATATTAATGCCGGGCATAATCCGCCGCTGCTGTTGAGAGCCGACGGCAGCAGTCAATTGCTTGAAACCAGTGGCTTGCCGCTTGGCATCTTTGAAGATTCGCGATATTCGGAATCGGTGGTGAATTTCAAATCGGGCGATATTTTGATTGTCTATACGGATGGCGTTACCGAAGCCTGTAGCGAATGCGAAGAACCATTCGGGGTTAATCGTCTGGAAAAACTGGTGCGCGAAAATGAATCCTTGAGCGCGCAAGCGATTGCCGAAACGATTGCCGATGCGGTTCACTCATACGCTTCGGGCATCGGCGGACCCGAAGACGATTTAACCATCGCGGTGATCAAAGTGAAATAA
- a CDS encoding alpha/beta hydrolase-fold protein — protein MHLNRRMTIVIILLCGYSAIAQQTASPGKSAPQWVTPAVSAPHLQHRVFDSAAVKAKVSYHIYTPEIYDKETKQRFPVLYWLHGSGGGLNGVARLVMHFDTAIREGKIPPMLVVFANGLADSMWCNSKDGRVPMETVVVKELLPRIDADFRTIASREGRLIEGFSMGGYGAARLGFKYPNLFSAISILGGGPLQQEFNVNDTPRANPGEARRLFETVYGNDQEYFKAQSPWVLAEQQVDAARKKLLIRQIIGDRDATLANNRIFDERLTRLKIPHTFTVLAGVPHTAPAVFEALGESNWQFYRAVFGNLRR, from the coding sequence ATGCATTTAAACAGGCGCATGACCATCGTCATCATTCTTCTGTGCGGTTATTCGGCAATCGCTCAACAGACTGCTTCACCAGGCAAATCTGCGCCACAGTGGGTCACCCCTGCGGTCAGCGCGCCGCATCTTCAACATCGCGTCTTTGACAGCGCGGCGGTGAAAGCAAAGGTCAGCTATCACATTTACACGCCGGAAATTTACGACAAGGAAACGAAACAACGCTTTCCGGTGCTCTACTGGCTGCACGGTTCGGGCGGCGGACTGAACGGCGTAGCGCGACTGGTAATGCATTTCGACACTGCCATTCGTGAAGGCAAAATACCGCCTATGTTGGTCGTCTTCGCCAACGGACTCGCGGATAGTATGTGGTGCAACTCGAAAGACGGACGTGTGCCAATGGAGACTGTGGTCGTGAAAGAATTGTTGCCGCGCATAGACGCTGACTTTCGCACGATTGCTTCACGCGAGGGGCGATTGATTGAAGGGTTCAGCATGGGCGGCTATGGCGCGGCGCGTCTGGGTTTCAAATACCCCAATCTGTTCAGCGCGATTTCCATCCTCGGCGGCGGTCCTTTGCAACAGGAGTTCAACGTCAATGACACGCCGCGCGCCAATCCCGGCGAAGCCCGCAGGCTCTTTGAAACGGTTTACGGAAATGACCAGGAATATTTCAAAGCGCAAAGCCCCTGGGTGTTGGCTGAACAGCAGGTTGATGCGGCGCGAAAAAAGCTGCTCATCCGCCAGATAATCGGCGACCGTGACGCCACGCTGGCTAACAACCGCATATTTGACGAACGTTTGACGCGGCTGAAAATCCCGCACACCTTTACCGTGCTGGCGGGCGTGCCGCACACTGCCCCGGCGGTTTTCGAGGCGCTGGGCGAATCCAACTGGCAATTTTATCGCGCCGTGTTTGGTAATCTGCGCCGCTAA
- a CDS encoding FecR domain-containing protein, producing the protein MRIGRLTLSLLIIFSAALVVLADDKKKSIPDEGLYTVSAKAGIVSIISGDVTFKRDASDWQTLIEGDDLKPNDMIKTGATGRAEILLNPGTYLRIGENSEVVFPDLSNFRLQVNLLKGSAILEAGLIDVSLRMKTPQYVFTIAQSGIYRFNVDPNGKSEMLVRKGKIKVAGAEVKSGKIVSIDNAPPTIQKFDKKVEDTFDTWSKDRARTIIAANRKLSKDRMRSSLRSAHFNGLWVYDPFFRSYTFLPGWNGFNSPYGGSYSFYNPYYNPWAYNGNNNGNNGGWNGGGNTGGSGTTSGNTGSGANRPGGSSSGGMNGGPMSGAGRGRITDSTRKGSPNDN; encoded by the coding sequence ATGAGAATAGGCAGACTGACGCTGTCATTACTGATTATTTTCAGCGCCGCGCTGGTTGTTTTGGCAGACGATAAAAAGAAAAGCATTCCGGATGAAGGGTTATACACGGTTTCGGCAAAAGCCGGAATCGTCAGCATCATCAGCGGCGATGTGACCTTTAAACGTGACGCCAGTGATTGGCAAACCTTGATTGAAGGCGATGACCTCAAACCCAACGATATGATAAAAACCGGGGCGACCGGTCGCGCAGAAATTCTGCTCAATCCCGGAACCTATCTGCGAATTGGCGAAAACAGCGAGGTGGTATTTCCAGACCTCAGCAATTTCCGTTTGCAGGTGAACTTGCTGAAAGGTTCGGCGATTCTGGAAGCCGGACTCATCGATGTCTCGCTCAGAATGAAGACTCCGCAATATGTGTTTACGATTGCCCAAAGCGGTATCTATCGTTTCAATGTTGACCCGAACGGCAAATCCGAAATGCTGGTTCGCAAAGGCAAAATCAAAGTCGCCGGCGCGGAGGTTAAATCCGGGAAAATCGTTTCCATCGATAATGCGCCACCGACAATTCAAAAATTCGATAAAAAGGTCGAAGACACTTTCGATACCTGGAGCAAAGACCGCGCCAGGACTATCATTGCCGCAAACCGCAAACTTTCAAAAGACCGCATGCGCTCATCCTTGAGAAGCGCGCATTTTAATGGACTGTGGGTTTATGACCCGTTCTTTCGCAGCTATACCTTCCTGCCCGGTTGGAACGGTTTCAATTCGCCTTATGGCGGAAGCTATTCGTTCTATAATCCCTATTACAACCCCTGGGCTTACAATGGTAATAACAATGGCAATAACGGCGGCTGGAACGGCGGCGGCAATACCGGAGGCAGCGGCACCACTTCCGGCAATACCGGCAGCGGCGCAAACCGACCGGGTGGCAGTTCAAGCGGTGGCATGAACGGTGGTCCCATGAGCGGAGCCGGTCGCGGTCGCATCACCGACAGCACCCGCAAAGGTTCGCCCAATGATAATTAA
- a CDS encoding NYN domain-containing protein: MAIIVDGNNVMGQTVGWHRDKPAARRNLLQQLAEYARIKKARITVVFDGSPDRELPDGAGFRGVKVLFAERGSDADTRIQKLVESAKDKRGLTVVTSDNQLIFRVRARGASVMRSGEFRKQMEAAFLNAPKKQDGEDDEIDDVNAWLRYFGRLPEDED, translated from the coding sequence ATGGCGATAATCGTGGATGGCAATAATGTGATGGGGCAGACAGTTGGCTGGCATCGCGACAAGCCCGCAGCGCGCCGAAATCTTTTACAACAACTTGCCGAGTATGCCCGCATCAAAAAAGCCCGTATCACAGTGGTGTTTGATGGCAGTCCCGATAGGGAATTGCCCGACGGCGCGGGTTTTCGTGGCGTCAAAGTATTATTTGCCGAGCGCGGTTCGGACGCCGACACCCGCATTCAAAAACTGGTTGAGTCGGCAAAAGATAAACGCGGACTCACGGTAGTGACTTCGGATAATCAACTCATATTCAGAGTTCGGGCGCGCGGCGCGTCGGTGATGCGTTCAGGCGAATTTCGCAAACAGATGGAAGCGGCTTTTTTGAATGCGCCAAAAAAGCAAGACGGCGAAGATGATGAAATTGATGATGTGAACGCCTGGCTCAGATACTTCGGCAGATTGCCCGAAGACGAAGATTGA